From a single Pelodiscus sinensis isolate JC-2024 chromosome 4, ASM4963464v1, whole genome shotgun sequence genomic region:
- the RAD9A gene encoding cell cycle checkpoint control protein RAD9A produces the protein MRCLVTGGNVKVLGKAVHSLSRIGDELYVEPTEDGLSLRAVNSSRSAYACFLFAPLFFQLYEEGSPDPDGETFRCKVLMKSFLGVFRSLPSLEKTVEKCLISLKPRASRLVVQLHCKYGVTKTHNLSFQECELLQAVFDKELCANALHAPARVLVDAVVHFPVTLAEVTLGVSPAGKVSFRNYLDEETEPSRTMVTELCLSEDEFQDVRIQQQSHVTFCLKEFRGLLSFAESSNLPLNIYFDCPGRPAIFTLSDPLLEVHLVLATLSDPNSSLEVPSTTLRARPANGTFPPAVPDDDFSGDDIDSYMIAMETTCEEGPGLPSSPTFPQRRPHPGAALESESSSLESDQEGAVPGTPPQKKFRSLFFGSVLSQSQTGTHTGPSQDVLAEDSEGES, from the exons ATGAGGTGCCTTGTTACCGGGGGCAATGTCAAAG tCCTCGGGAAAGCTGTGCATTCTCTGTCCCGCATCGGAGACGAGCTCTACGTAGAGCCCACGGAGGACGGG CTCTCTCTACGTGCTGTCAACTCCTCCCGCTCGGCCTACGCCTGCTTCCTGTTTGCCCCGCTCTTTTTCCAGCTTTACGAGGAGGGGAGCCCAGACCCCGATGGGGAGACCTTCCGCTGTAAGGTCCTCATGAAG tCCTTCCTGGGTGTGTTCCGCTCATTGCCCTCGCTGGAGAAGACGGTCGAGAAGTGTCTGATATCCCTGAAGCCCCGGGCCAGCCGACTGGTCGTGCAGCTGCACTGCAAATATG GCGTCACCAAGACCCACAACCTGTCGTTCCAAGAGTGCGAGTTGCTGCAGGCCGTTTTCGACAAGGAGCTGTGCGCCAACGCCCTGCACGCCCCTGCCCG ggtgctggtggatgCTGTGGTCCATTTCCCAGTGACGCTGGCCGAGGTGACGCTGGGGGTCAGCCCTGCCGGGAAGGTGAGCTTCCGCAACTACCTGGATGAGGAGACAG agcccagcaggacAATGGTGACAGAGTTGTGCCTCTCCGAGGACGAGTTCCAGGATGTCCGGATACAGCAGCAATCGCATGTCACCTTCTGCCTCAAGGAGTTCCGG ggtcTCCTGAGTTTTGCTGAGTCCTCCAACCTGCCCCTCAACATCTACTTCGACTGCCCTGGCAG GCCAGCCATCTTCACCCTGTCGGACCCCCTGCTGGAAGTGCACCTCGTCCTGGCCACCCTGTCAGACCCTAACAGCAGCTTAGAGGTCCCCTCCACAACCTTGCGGGCCCGACCAGCCAATGG cactttcccCCCGGCTGTGCCTGATGATGACTTCAGTGGTGATGACATCGATTCCTACATGATTGCTATGGAGACCACGTGTGAGGAGGGGCCTGGGCTACCCTCCAGCCCCACCTTTCCCCAGAGACGCCCCCATCCAGGCGCTGCGCTGGAGTCAGAGAGCAGCTCCCTGGAAAGTGACCAggagggggctgtgccagggaccCCCCCACAGAAAAAG TTCCGCTCCTTGTTCTTTGGGTCGGTGCTGTCCCAGTCTCAGACGGGCACCCACACTGGGCCCAGCCAGGATGTGCTGGCTGAGGACAGCGAAGGAGAGTCCTGA
- the PPP1CA gene encoding serine/threonine-protein phosphatase PP1-alpha catalytic subunit — translation MSEGEKLNLDSIIGRLLEVQGSRPGKNVQLTENEIRGLCLKSREIFLSQPILLELEAPLKICGDIHGQYYDLLRLFEYGGFPPESNYLFLGDYVDRGKQSLETICLLLAYKIKYPENFFLLRGNHECASINRIYGFYDECKRRYNIKLWKTFTDCFNCLPIAAIVDEKIFCCHGGLSPDLQSMEQIRRIMRPTDVPDQGLLCDLLWSDPDKDVQGWGENDRGVSFTFGSEVVAKFLHKHDLDLICRAHQVVEDGYEFFAKRQLVTLFSAPNYCGEFDNAGAMMSVDETLMCSFQILKPADKNKGKYGQFSGLTPGGRPVTPPRNSAKAKK, via the exons ATGTCGGAGGGCGAGAAACTCAACTTGGACTCCATCATTGGGCGGCTGCTGGAAG TGCAAGGCTCGCGGCCTGGCAAAAATGTGCAGCTGACGGAGAACGAGATCCGGGGCCTCTGCCTCAAGTCGCGGGAGATCTTCCTGAGCCAGCCCATCCTGCTGGAGCTGGAAGCGCCGCTCAAGATCTGTG gtgaCATCCACGGGCAGTACTATGACCTGCTGCGGCTCTTTGAATATGGGGGCTTTCCGCCTGAGAGCAACTACCTCTTTCTGGGCGACTATGTGGACCGGGGCAAGCAGTCATTGGAGACCATCTGCCTCCTGTTGGCCTACAAGATCAAGTACCCTGAGAACTTCTTCCTGCTGCGTGGCAACCACGAGTGCGCCAGCATCAACCGTATCTACGGCTTCTACGATGAGT GCAAGAGGCGCTACAACATCAAGCTGTGGAAGACGTTCACCGACTGCTTCAACTGCCTGCCCATTGCTGCCATTGTGGATGAGAAAATCTTCTGCTGCCATGGAG GGCTGTCTCCAGACTTGCAGTCAATGGAGCAGATCCGCAGGATCATGCGCCCCACAGACGTGCCGGATCAGGGGCTGCTGTGCGACCTCCTGTGGTCTGACCCTGACAAGGATGTCCAGGGCTGGGGCGAGAATGATCGTGGTGTCTCCTTCACCTTTGGCTCCGAGGTGGTCGCCAAGTTCCTGCACAAACATGACCTGGACCTGATCTGTAGGGCACACCAG GTAGTGGAAGATGGTTACGAGTTCTTTGCCAAGCGCCAGCTGGTGACACTTTTCTCCGCCCCCAATTACTGTGGCGAGTTTGACAACGCGGGTGCCATGATGAGCGTGGATGAGACACTCATGTGCTCCTTCCAG atcctgaAACCAGCTGACAAGAACAAGGGCAAGTACGGGCAGTTCAGCGGCCTGACCCCCGGCGGGCGCCCTGTCACGCCCCCGCGCAACTCGGCCAAAGCCAAGAAGTAA